The following coding sequences are from one Poecilia reticulata strain Guanapo linkage group LG18, Guppy_female_1.0+MT, whole genome shotgun sequence window:
- the lurap1l gene encoding leucine rich adaptor protein 1-like, with amino-acid sequence MDEERSGSPDLTDIETKLGRKVPDGLVRSLAGGRRSDMHEHDKSAAPHLANCKFCANSTDLKRLQGKMLFLRQEMANLRAIDVKLMQQLMSINDGIESIRWMMEDKGDATSQDGSLTGSLYSLSDSQDGSSLRGSFNSLNDGNGDGLDGLSVGSYLDTLAEDLPGDSSPPTDLDRLMDKAVISGESFTKSPLKLRVESEEYYCFR; translated from the exons ATGGACGAGGAGCGCAGCGGCTCTCCGGACCTGACGGACATAGAGACCAAGTTGGGTCGAAAAGTTCCGGACGGTCTCGTTCGGTCGCTCGCGGGAGGGAGACGCAGCGACATGCACGAGCACGACAAGTCAGCTGCGCCTCACTTGGCCAACTGCAAATTCTGCGCAAATTCAACGGACCTGAAGAGACTGCAGGGTAAAATGCTGTTCTTGAGACAGGAGATG GCAAACCTGCGAGCCATCGACGTGAAGCTCATGCAGCAGCTGATGTCGATCAACGACGGCATCGAGTCCATCCGCTGGATGATGGAGGACAAGGGGGACGCAACGAGCCAGGACGGCAGCCTGACAGGTAGCTTGTACAGCCTGTCGGACAGCCAGGACGGCTCCTCCCTGCGGGGCAGCTTCAACAGCCTGAACGACGGGAACGGCGACGGCCTGGACGGCCTGTCCGTCGGCAGCTACCTGGACACTCTGGCAGAGGACCTACCCGGAGACTCGTCCCCGCCCACGGACCTCGACCGTTTAATGGATAAAGCCGTAATCTCTGGCGAGTCCTTCACCAAATCGCCGCTGAAACTCAGGGTGGAATCGGAGGAATACTACTGCTTTAGATAA
- the LOC103480674 gene encoding 5,6-dihydroxyindole-2-carboxylic acid oxidase: protein MFWRMWPYCVSMVVCALVVSAQFPRECVTPEGLRSGQCCPAPPGLPGDPCGSSAGRGLCVSISADARPHGPQYPHDGRDDRERWPVRFFNRTCQCTGNFSGYNCGRCRHGWTGANCDQRVSVVRRNVMQLSSEEKRAFVNALNQAKRTVHPDLVIATRHYSDIFGPEGNTTQFENVTVYNYFVWSHYYSVSKTFLGAGQASFGGVDFSHEGPGFLTWHRFHLLQLERDMQDMLQDPSFALPYWNFAIGGNTCDICTDDLMGARSSFDINSLSPNSIFSEWRVVCESVEDYDTLGTICNSTETSPIRRNPSGNVNRPMVQRLPEPQDVADCLQVGTFDTPPFYSTSSESFRNTVEGYSAPKGNYDPIVRSLHNLAHLFLNGTGGQTHLSPNDPIFVLLHTFTDAIFDEWLRRHGPDLAVYPEENAPIGHNRGYNMVPFWPPVTNAEMFLTAPENLGYSYEAEWPGTPFSLTEIITIAIVAALVLVALIFAATTCAVRARSHKMEGHQPLLGDQYQRYDDDKGQSVV from the exons ATGTTTTGGAGAATGTGGCCGTACTGTGTTTCTATGGTGGTGTGCGCGCTGGTGGTGAGCGCCCAGTTCCCCAGAGAGTGCGTTACACCGGAGGGGCTCAGGAGCGGACAGTGTTGCCCGGCGCCCCCCGGCTTACCCGGGGACCCCTGCGGTTCTAGCGCGGGCCGCGGACTGTGCGTGTCCATCTCGGCCGACGCGCGGCCGCACGGACCGCAATATCCCCACGACGGTCGGGACGACCGGGAACGGTGGCCGGTCCGATTTTTCAACCGCACCTGCCAATGCACCGGGAACTTCAGCGGGTATAACTGCGGTCGCTGCAGACACGGATGGACCGGGGCCAATTGTGATCAAAGGGTTTCTGTCG TGAGGAGAAACGTGATGCAGCTCAGCTCTGAAGAGAAGCGCGCCTTTGTGAACGCACTGAACCAGGCCAAACGCACGGTGCACCCCGACCTGGTGATCGCGACGCGCCACTACTCGGACATCTTCGGCCCCGAAGGGAACACCACGCAGTTTGAAAACGTCACAGTCTACAACTACTTTGTTTGGTCTCACTACTACTCTGTCAGCAAGACGTTCCTGGGCGCCGGGCAGGCCAGCTTTGGCGGGGTGGACTTCTCTCACGAAGGCCCCGGGTTCCTCACCTGGCACAGAttccatctgctgcagctggagcgAGACATGCAG GACATGTTGCAGGATCCCTCCTTTGCCCTGCCCTACTGGAACTTTGCCATCGGCGGGAACACGTGCGACATCTGCACAGACGACCTGATGGGGGCCAGAAGCAGCTTTGACATAAATTCCCTAAGCCCCAACTCTATCTTCTCGGAGTGGAGGGTCGTTTGTGAGAGTGTCGAGGACTACGACACGCTGGGAACCATCTGCAACA GCACAGAGACCTCTCCCATCAGGAGAAACCCATCAGGAAACGTCAACAGGCCCATGGTCCAGCGTCTCCCAGAGCCCCAGGACGTGGCCGACTGCCTACAAGTTGGCACCTTCGACACACCGCCTTTCTACTCCACCTCCTCTGAGAGCTTCAGGAACACAGTCGAAG GCTACAGCGCCCCCAAGGGGAACTACGACCCCATAGTGAGGAGCCTCCACAACCTGGCTCACTTGTTCCTGAATGGAACAGGAGGACAGACGCACCTGTCACCCAACGACCCCATCTTCGTCTTGCTACACACCTTTACAGACGCTATTTTCGATGAATGGCTCAGGAGACACGGTCCAG ATTTAGCTGTGTATCCTGAAGAAAACGCCCCTATCGGTCATAACAGGGGTTACAACATGGTACCCTTCTGGCCTCCTGTGACAAACGCAGAGATGTTTCTGACTGCGCCCGAAAATCTGGGCTACTCTTATGAAGCTGAATGGCCAG GCACACCTTTCTCTCTGACTGAAATAATAACCATAGCCATAGTCGCCGCCCTCGTTTTGGTGGCACTCATCTTCGCAGCGACCACGTGCGCTGTGCGTGCCCGATCTCACAAGATGGAGGGCCACCAGCCCCTGCTCGGGGATCAGTACCAGCGCTACGACGACGACAAAGGCCAATCTGTAGTCTGA